A section of the Polynucleobacter sp. AP-Sving-400A-A2 genome encodes:
- a CDS encoding Rap1a/Tai family immunity protein, with product MKKVLVLLAALGAFSGLAQAQEKIQVLSTQELVNVCKLPASPESRSFCVGYITAIYDTYLATRHPQRAKPYICVKQPAPSRDEVIGEFVKFGQANQQTADKPAAGVFLGFLASRFPCAKK from the coding sequence ATGAAAAAAGTTTTAGTTCTATTAGCTGCCTTAGGGGCATTTTCTGGCTTAGCCCAGGCTCAAGAAAAAATTCAGGTCCTGAGCACACAAGAGCTTGTTAACGTCTGTAAATTGCCAGCAAGTCCTGAATCTCGCAGCTTTTGCGTAGGCTATATAACCGCTATTTACGACACTTATTTGGCTACACGCCATCCACAGCGCGCAAAACCCTATATTTGCGTAAAGCAACCAGCGCCGTCACGTGACGAAGTCATTGGTGAATTTGTAAAATTTGGCCAAGCAAATCAACAGACTGCTGATAAACCTGCAGCAGGTGTTTTCTTAGGGTTCTTGGCATCACGCTTCCCTTGCGCCAAAAAATAA
- the miaB gene encoding tRNA (N6-isopentenyl adenosine(37)-C2)-methylthiotransferase MiaB yields the protein MKKLYIKTFGCQMNEYDSGKMADLLHANEGMVMTDTPEDADVVLLNTCSIREKAEDKVFSDLGRLRELKKTKPDLLIGVGGCVASQEGQQIISRAPYVDVVFGPQTLHRLSDLITQRRETGRPQVDISFPEIEKFDHLPASRQTRGSAYVSIMEGCSKYCSYCVVPYTRGEEVSRPFDDVLTEVAGLASQGVKEIVLLGQNVNAYLGKMGNTEEIADFALLIEYIAEIPGVERIRFTTSHPKEFTQRLIDVYAKVPKLVSHLHLPVQHASDSVLSAMKRGYTALEYKSIIRKMRAARPDLTLSSDFIVGFPGETDEDFAKLLKMVEELNFDNSFCFIFSARPGTPAANLSDDTPYEVKLKRLQTLLALVESQANQISKNMLGSTERVLVEGLAKDGINLQGRATNNRVVHFTAPDADIESLIGQIVDIRITEVLNYTLRGDLISELTSTQAH from the coding sequence ATGAAAAAGCTCTATATCAAAACCTTTGGTTGTCAAATGAACGAGTATGACTCGGGCAAGATGGCCGACCTCCTACATGCCAATGAAGGCATGGTCATGACTGACACCCCTGAAGATGCAGATGTGGTTCTATTGAACACTTGCTCGATTCGTGAAAAAGCAGAAGATAAAGTATTTTCAGATTTAGGTCGTCTGCGTGAGCTCAAGAAAACCAAACCCGATTTATTGATTGGTGTTGGCGGTTGCGTTGCCAGTCAAGAAGGTCAACAAATTATTAGTAGAGCTCCCTATGTGGATGTGGTCTTCGGCCCACAAACACTGCATCGATTGTCTGACCTCATTACACAACGCCGTGAAACTGGCAGACCTCAAGTAGATATCTCTTTTCCAGAAATAGAAAAGTTTGATCATCTGCCTGCCTCTCGTCAAACTCGCGGCTCAGCCTACGTCTCTATTATGGAAGGCTGCTCAAAGTACTGTAGCTACTGCGTGGTTCCCTACACCCGAGGTGAAGAAGTATCGCGTCCCTTTGATGACGTATTAACGGAAGTGGCCGGCCTTGCATCACAAGGCGTGAAAGAAATTGTTTTACTCGGTCAAAACGTAAATGCTTATCTTGGTAAGATGGGTAATACGGAAGAGATTGCAGATTTTGCACTACTGATTGAATACATCGCAGAAATACCGGGCGTTGAAAGAATTCGCTTTACTACTAGCCACCCAAAAGAATTTACCCAGCGCTTGATTGATGTTTACGCAAAAGTTCCTAAGCTGGTGAGCCACTTGCATCTACCAGTACAACATGCATCCGACTCCGTTTTATCTGCAATGAAACGTGGCTATACCGCCCTAGAATATAAAAGTATTATTCGCAAGATGCGCGCCGCAAGGCCTGACCTGACGCTCTCTAGCGACTTCATTGTCGGCTTTCCTGGTGAGACGGATGAGGATTTTGCAAAACTTCTGAAGATGGTTGAAGAACTCAATTTTGATAATAGCTTTTGCTTTATCTTCAGCGCGCGCCCTGGCACACCCGCCGCTAATTTGAGCGATGACACCCCTTATGAGGTCAAACTCAAGCGACTTCAAACCTTACTTGCACTAGTGGAGTCACAAGCAAATCAAATTAGCAAGAACATGTTGGGTAGTACTGAACGGGTTCTTGTTGAAGGCTTAGCAAAGGATGGTATAAATCTGCAAGGTCGCGCCACCAATAATCGGGTGGTTCACTTTACTGCGCCAGATGCAGATATCGAATCACTCATAGGTCAAATCGTAGACATCCGCATCACTGAAGTACTCAATTACACACTCCGAGGAGATCTCATCAGTGAGCTCACTTCTACGCAAGCGCATTAA
- a CDS encoding rhodanese-like domain-containing protein — protein sequence MKLKLGYQELIANAMAQIETVPLEQAQQFLDDQNTVFVDIRDVRELERDGMIPGAIHAPRGMLEFWVDPDSPYYKPVFGEGKRLMLYCASAWRSALATETLQKMGVPGTCHLEGGFSAWKKAKLPVAEKHSKPHQS from the coding sequence ATGAAATTGAAATTGGGTTATCAAGAATTAATTGCCAATGCGATGGCACAAATTGAGACCGTGCCCTTAGAGCAAGCGCAACAATTTCTAGATGATCAAAATACAGTATTTGTAGATATTCGGGATGTGAGGGAGTTAGAGCGTGATGGCATGATTCCAGGCGCAATTCATGCGCCGCGTGGCATGCTGGAATTTTGGGTTGACCCAGATAGCCCTTATTACAAGCCAGTTTTTGGAGAGGGTAAACGTTTAATGCTTTATTGCGCATCTGCATGGCGCTCTGCCCTAGCAACTGAAACTCTTCAAAAAATGGGCGTGCCAGGTACTTGTCATCTAGAAGGCGGTTTTAGTGCCTGGAAGAAAGCCAAATTGCCTGTAGCGGAGAAACATTCAAAGCCACATCAGAGTTAA
- the htpG gene encoding molecular chaperone HtpG, whose amino-acid sequence MTVSSKETLGFQAEVKQLLQLMIHSLYSNKEIFLRELISNASDASDKLRFEGIEHPDWYGDDPDLKIKVSFDQAARTVTIADNGIGMSRDEAIANLGTIARSGTKEFFSKLSGDQQKDAALIGQFGVGFYSAFIVADRITVETRRAGLPATDGVRWESDGSGEFTVESIDRPQRGTSITMHLREGEDDFLSTHKLKSIIRKYSDHISLPIQMNKEEWDADKKEQVIKDELESINQSSALWARSKSEITQEQYDEFYKHLSHDYENPLCHSLNRVEGRSEFTQLLYVPARAPFDLWDRNKRGGIKLYVKRVFIMDDAEQLMPMYLRFVTGVVDSTDLPLNVSREILQESRDVKIIRESSTKRVLSMLEDLANSDDEAKKEKYRTFWNQFGQVLKEGVGEDQPNQERILKLLRFASTQMDSSDQTVSLAEYISRMKEGQDKIYYVTGDTFNAAKNSPHLEIFRKKGVEVLLLTDRVDEWMLSFFTEFDSKQMTSVAKGGLDLGSLSDEKEKKEHEETEKNFKDLLDRMKAALEDKVKDVRVTFRLTDSPACLVSDENELSGNLLRMLKAAGQQAPDTKPILEINPEHPLLLKLKSDDQHFNEWTQVLFDQALLAEGGQLNDPAAYVKRINQLLLS is encoded by the coding sequence ATGACTGTATCTAGTAAAGAAACTTTAGGCTTTCAGGCCGAGGTAAAACAACTTTTACAACTGATGATTCATTCCTTGTATTCCAATAAGGAAATTTTTCTCCGTGAGTTGATCTCGAATGCATCTGATGCTTCAGACAAGCTCCGTTTTGAAGGAATTGAGCATCCCGATTGGTATGGCGATGATCCTGACCTGAAGATCAAAGTCAGTTTTGACCAAGCTGCCAGAACCGTAACCATTGCTGATAATGGCATTGGCATGAGCCGCGATGAAGCCATTGCGAATTTGGGCACTATTGCTCGCTCTGGTACGAAAGAGTTTTTCTCAAAGCTTTCTGGCGATCAACAAAAAGATGCCGCTTTGATTGGCCAGTTTGGCGTAGGTTTTTATTCAGCATTTATTGTGGCCGACCGCATTACTGTAGAGACGCGTCGTGCTGGTCTGCCGGCGACCGATGGGGTTCGTTGGGAGTCTGATGGTTCGGGAGAATTTACAGTAGAAAGTATTGATCGCCCACAACGGGGAACATCGATCACGATGCATTTACGTGAAGGTGAGGACGATTTCCTTTCTACTCACAAGCTCAAGTCAATTATTCGTAAATACTCTGATCACATCTCTTTACCTATTCAGATGAATAAAGAAGAGTGGGATGCGGATAAAAAAGAACAAGTAATTAAAGATGAGCTTGAGAGTATTAATCAGTCCAGCGCTTTGTGGGCACGCTCTAAATCAGAGATCACGCAAGAGCAGTACGACGAGTTTTATAAGCACTTGTCTCACGACTACGAAAACCCCTTGTGCCATTCCCTAAATAGGGTTGAAGGCCGTAGTGAGTTTACACAACTACTGTATGTGCCCGCACGTGCACCATTTGATTTGTGGGATCGTAATAAGCGGGGCGGTATTAAGTTGTATGTGAAGCGGGTATTCATCATGGATGATGCTGAGCAATTAATGCCCATGTATTTGCGCTTTGTCACTGGTGTTGTTGATTCAACAGATCTTCCTTTAAACGTTTCCCGTGAAATTCTGCAGGAATCACGTGATGTCAAAATCATTCGTGAGAGCTCTACTAAGCGCGTGCTAAGCATGTTAGAGGATCTGGCTAATAGCGATGATGAAGCTAAGAAAGAAAAGTACCGCACCTTCTGGAACCAGTTTGGACAAGTGCTTAAAGAAGGTGTTGGTGAAGATCAGCCAAATCAAGAGCGTATCCTAAAGCTCTTGCGTTTTGCAAGTACACAGATGGATTCTTCGGATCAAACTGTTTCCTTGGCTGAATACATTTCACGTATGAAGGAAGGCCAGGACAAGATCTATTACGTCACTGGCGATACTTTTAATGCTGCTAAAAATAGTCCGCATTTAGAGATCTTCCGCAAGAAGGGTGTCGAAGTGTTGCTGCTCACCGATCGAGTAGACGAATGGATGCTTTCTTTCTTTACTGAGTTTGATAGTAAGCAGATGACCTCGGTAGCAAAAGGCGGGCTTGATCTCGGCAGTCTCAGTGATGAGAAAGAAAAAAAAGAGCATGAAGAAACTGAGAAGAATTTCAAGGACTTGCTCGATCGTATGAAAGCGGCCCTGGAAGACAAGGTGAAGGATGTGCGTGTGACTTTCCGCTTGACTGATTCTCCAGCATGTTTAGTCTCTGATGAGAACGAGCTTTCTGGAAATTTATTACGCATGCTTAAAGCAGCAGGCCAGCAAGCGCCAGATACCAAACCTATTCTGGAGATTAATCCAGAGCATCCTTTGCTCCTCAAGTTGAAGTCAGATGATCAGCACTTCAATGAATGGACTCAGGTTTTGTTTGATCAAGCTCTTTTGGCAGAAGGTGGTCAATTGAATGATCCGGCCGCTTATGTAAAGCGTATTAATCAGTTGCTACTGTCTTAA
- a CDS encoding ammonium transporter, which translates to MGGISVETLKSGSDVLFILLGAIMVLAMHAGFAFLELGTVRKKNQVNALVKILVDFAVSTIAYFFIGYSIAYGVDFFSGAEILAEKNGYELVKFFFLLTFAAAIPAIISGGIAERAKFNPQLIATFILVGFIYPFFEGIAWNQHYGIQAWIKTLTGEEFHDFAGSVVVHAVGGWIALPAVILLGARRGRYTKDGNVAAHPPSSIPFLALGAWILAVGWFGFNVMSAQTIDKISGLVAMNSLMAMVGGTLAAWVIGRNDPGFTYNGPLAGLVAVCAGSDLMHPMGALVVGLIAGALFVYMFTLVQNRWKIDDVLGVWPLHGLCGLWGGLAAGIFGTKALGGLGGVTFLGQLIGTGLGVAIALISGFVVYGVLKAVLGIRMSQEEEYEGADLSIHRISASPDRESNW; encoded by the coding sequence ATGGGGGGTATTTCGGTGGAAACTTTGAAATCAGGCAGTGATGTCTTATTTATTTTACTCGGCGCAATCATGGTCTTGGCTATGCATGCGGGATTTGCATTTCTTGAGCTCGGCACTGTGCGCAAAAAGAACCAAGTCAATGCTTTGGTCAAAATCTTGGTGGACTTTGCTGTGTCAACGATTGCCTATTTCTTTATTGGATACAGCATTGCTTACGGCGTTGACTTTTTCTCTGGCGCTGAAATCTTGGCCGAGAAAAATGGCTATGAACTAGTCAAATTCTTTTTCTTGTTGACCTTTGCTGCTGCTATTCCAGCCATTATTTCTGGTGGTATTGCGGAGCGTGCGAAGTTCAATCCCCAACTGATTGCTACTTTTATTCTGGTGGGTTTCATTTACCCCTTCTTCGAAGGTATTGCCTGGAATCAGCATTACGGTATTCAAGCGTGGATTAAGACGCTGACCGGTGAGGAGTTTCATGACTTTGCGGGATCGGTTGTGGTGCACGCGGTAGGTGGTTGGATCGCTTTGCCAGCCGTCATTCTCTTAGGCGCTCGTCGTGGTCGCTATACCAAGGATGGCAACGTTGCGGCGCATCCGCCATCTAGCATTCCATTCTTGGCGTTGGGCGCTTGGATTTTGGCGGTAGGTTGGTTTGGATTTAACGTCATGAGTGCACAGACGATAGATAAGATCAGTGGTTTAGTGGCCATGAATTCCCTCATGGCGATGGTTGGTGGCACTTTGGCTGCATGGGTGATTGGTCGCAATGATCCAGGCTTTACTTACAACGGGCCTTTAGCTGGCTTAGTAGCAGTTTGTGCTGGCTCAGATTTAATGCACCCGATGGGCGCTTTGGTCGTTGGCTTAATTGCTGGCGCCCTATTTGTTTATATGTTTACCTTAGTACAAAATCGCTGGAAGATTGATGACGTTTTGGGCGTCTGGCCACTACATGGTTTATGCGGTTTATGGGGTGGCTTGGCTGCGGGCATTTTTGGTACAAAAGCGCTGGGCGGTCTTGGTGGAGTGACTTTCCTAGGGCAGTTAATTGGTACTGGTTTAGGTGTTGCGATCGCTCTCATCAGTGGTTTCGTGGTCTATGGCGTACTTAAAGCTGTCTTAGGTATTCGGATGTCACAAGAAGAAGAGTACGAAGGTGCTGACTTAAGTATTCACCGGATTTCTGCAAGTCCGGATCGTGAGTCGAACTGGTAG
- a CDS encoding glycine zipper domain-containing protein has product MKKMIAITAATLAIAGCSNMSNTEQRTLSGASIGAAAGAVGTAIFHGNPIWGAVGGAAVGAASGYVYDAYKKEQASEYNSGYNAGKNNQPAKAPQ; this is encoded by the coding sequence ATGAAAAAAATGATCGCCATTACTGCCGCAACTCTAGCAATCGCAGGTTGCTCCAATATGAGCAATACAGAACAACGTACTTTATCTGGCGCCAGTATCGGTGCAGCTGCTGGTGCAGTTGGTACAGCTATTTTCCACGGCAACCCAATCTGGGGTGCGGTCGGTGGCGCAGCAGTGGGTGCAGCTTCTGGTTACGTATACGATGCCTACAAAAAAGAGCAGGCTTCTGAGTACAACTCTGGATATAACGCTGGAAAAAATAATCAACCTGCTAAAGCTCCGCAGTAA
- the ybeY gene encoding rRNA maturation RNase YbeY — translation MISKYSSSSKLEIDIQFASAAIKEKVSAIASQAAIKKWVKAAVGLNGLITLRFVNVAEGKKLNFSFRNKNYATNVLTFPYELSKQTLTADIIFCLPVIQKEASEQSKGMKAHLAHLIIHGCLHAQGLDHEGDKEAKKMEGKEVKLLKSLGFANPYAPI, via the coding sequence ATGATAAGTAAGTACTCATCCTCCTCTAAACTAGAGATTGATATTCAGTTTGCTAGTGCTGCAATTAAAGAAAAAGTTTCGGCAATTGCTTCTCAAGCAGCAATTAAAAAATGGGTAAAAGCTGCAGTTGGATTAAATGGCCTAATTACCTTACGCTTTGTTAATGTAGCTGAAGGAAAAAAACTCAATTTTTCTTTTCGCAATAAAAACTATGCGACTAATGTCCTTACTTTTCCATACGAGCTTAGCAAGCAGACTTTGACTGCCGACATTATTTTTTGTCTCCCTGTGATTCAAAAAGAGGCATCAGAACAAAGCAAGGGCATGAAAGCCCACTTAGCCCATCTGATTATTCATGGCTGCTTACATGCCCAAGGCCTTGACCATGAGGGCGATAAAGAAGCGAAAAAAATGGAAGGTAAAGAAGTTAAGCTCCTAAAGTCCTTAGGCTTTGCAAATCCCTACGCACCCATTTAA
- a CDS encoding HlyC/CorC family transporter: MPDPNKSLLERLADFLTPQPTSPAERRQELIDTLREAQTEGLIDADALSMIEGVFQVGQLCARDILIPRAQIDWIDISQPLSEIIKSVITAAHSRFPVFEGTRDNVIGTLLAKDLLRHSSEKDFQVRDWLRPAVFIPESKRLSVLLRDFKDNRNHLAIVVDEYSSVAGVITIEDVLEQIVGDIEDEHDIDEEADNLISLDNGDIRVKGITELEQFNETLGTQFEVDGIETVAGLVIQHLGRVPKMGELIEIDGVEFEVQRADPRQIHILLARQLPKKPD; encoded by the coding sequence ATGCCTGACCCCAATAAATCCCTTTTAGAGCGCTTGGCCGATTTTTTAACGCCACAGCCAACCAGCCCAGCTGAACGTCGTCAAGAACTGATTGATACCCTCAGAGAAGCTCAGACAGAGGGCTTAATTGATGCAGATGCCCTCTCCATGATTGAAGGGGTATTCCAGGTGGGCCAATTATGTGCTCGCGATATTTTGATTCCCAGAGCACAAATCGACTGGATTGATATTAGCCAGCCTTTATCGGAAATTATCAAGAGTGTGATTACTGCCGCTCACTCACGCTTCCCAGTATTTGAAGGTACTCGTGACAATGTCATCGGCACTTTGCTAGCAAAAGATTTATTGCGTCACTCCAGTGAAAAAGATTTTCAGGTTCGTGATTGGCTCCGTCCCGCCGTATTTATTCCTGAATCTAAGCGCTTGAGCGTGTTGCTACGCGACTTTAAAGACAACCGCAATCACCTAGCCATTGTCGTAGATGAATACAGCAGTGTGGCAGGTGTCATTACGATTGAAGACGTGCTTGAGCAAATTGTTGGTGACATTGAAGATGAGCACGATATTGATGAAGAGGCAGATAATCTAATCTCTTTAGACAATGGCGATATTCGCGTAAAAGGCATTACCGAGCTCGAGCAATTTAATGAGACCCTGGGTACGCAATTTGAAGTTGACGGTATTGAAACGGTTGCTGGTTTAGTGATTCAGCATCTTGGTCGAGTACCGAAGATGGGTGAACTGATCGAAATCGACGGAGTTGAATTTGAGGTTCAGCGTGCTGATCCAAGACAGATTCATATTCTGCTTGCAAGACAACTCCCAAAAAAGCCTGACTAA
- a CDS encoding putative Na+/H+ antiporter, which translates to MNFTPTELGASIIFAIAVLHTFCTSYFEAFAKKSPKHAGLWHLLGEVEIVFGFWAAILIIFMWLANDLATAKEYANKRNFTEPLFVFAIMVVAGSKPILHFATQLLHKFGKAIQLVLRTKQAPTLYFLTLSITPLLGSLITEPAAMTLAAFLLRDLVYRHKCSTPLLFGTLGVLFVNISIGGTLTNFAAPPVLMVASTWGWSSAFMFANFGLEAMIAIFINATIVTLLFHKQLVEPTSKADHVRIPLTITGIHLLFLLGVVAFAHDPVIFMWLLLFFIGYTTAYPKHQNPLILREALLVGFFLAGLVVLGGLQGWWLQPILETMSPTAVFYGSLALTAITDNAALTYLGSLVEGTSPEFKLALVGGAVAGGGLTVIANAPNPAGLAILRSYFPNAAVSAGLLLVAAIPPTIVAILALRLL; encoded by the coding sequence ATGAACTTTACCCCTACCGAGCTTGGTGCTAGCATTATTTTTGCTATCGCAGTACTACATACGTTTTGTACTTCGTATTTTGAGGCGTTTGCTAAAAAATCTCCAAAGCACGCTGGCTTATGGCATCTCCTTGGCGAAGTAGAAATCGTTTTTGGATTTTGGGCGGCTATCCTCATTATTTTTATGTGGCTTGCCAATGATCTCGCCACAGCAAAAGAGTACGCTAACAAGCGTAACTTCACCGAGCCGCTATTTGTTTTTGCCATTATGGTGGTCGCTGGCAGTAAACCCATTTTGCACTTTGCAACCCAGCTGCTACACAAATTCGGCAAGGCAATTCAACTCGTCTTACGTACCAAGCAAGCTCCAACACTCTATTTCTTGACCCTGAGCATCACACCTTTGTTGGGCTCGCTGATTACTGAGCCTGCAGCAATGACGCTGGCGGCATTTTTACTGCGTGATCTAGTCTATCGCCATAAATGCTCGACCCCGCTACTGTTCGGCACCCTGGGTGTGCTGTTCGTCAATATTTCGATCGGTGGCACGCTAACTAATTTTGCAGCACCACCAGTGCTGATGGTGGCATCTACTTGGGGTTGGAGTAGCGCTTTCATGTTTGCCAACTTTGGTCTTGAAGCGATGATCGCTATTTTTATTAATGCAACAATCGTAACGCTGCTCTTTCATAAGCAATTAGTTGAGCCTACCAGCAAAGCTGATCACGTTCGCATTCCGCTCACTATTACAGGCATTCATCTACTCTTCTTACTGGGTGTCGTCGCTTTTGCACATGACCCAGTGATTTTCATGTGGTTACTACTCTTTTTTATTGGCTACACCACGGCTTATCCTAAACATCAAAACCCGCTGATTTTGCGCGAGGCTTTATTGGTTGGCTTTTTCTTGGCCGGACTCGTAGTACTCGGCGGACTGCAAGGTTGGTGGCTACAACCCATCTTGGAAACCATGAGCCCGACGGCCGTTTTCTATGGCAGCTTGGCATTAACGGCTATTACTGATAATGCAGCGCTCACGTACTTAGGCTCGTTAGTAGAGGGCACTTCCCCAGAATTCAAGTTAGCCCTGGTTGGCGGTGCGGTAGCAGGCGGCGGCCTAACCGTCATCGCCAATGCCCCCAACCCTGCTGGACTGGCTATTTTGCGCAGTTACTTCCCCAATGCAGCTGTTTCCGCAGGCTTGCTATTGGTAGCCGCCATTCCACCAACCATAGTTGCAATTTTGGCCCTACGTCTGCTCTAA
- the lnt gene encoding apolipoprotein N-acyltransferase, which yields MIDRLLPRLSNNIGNLVLFALGAILAGAAELPLGGWIQIPILSVIWWQITRHQSTSFKSTFFLGLSFGLGYFVLGLWWIFISLHDIGGMNVILSCTAVFLLAGLLAIFFACACLTLHFSKGLFFPGLLLASSWVATEYLRGILFTGFPWMGLGEAQVYGPFAPVAPYLGGLGCTFFAVLVSRQLLFLRSHFKASSISVASLIVLSQLLNFWSFTKPTGEPLTVELIQGNIAQSLVFKPEGMLQQIAFYKSAMLDSQADLVVSPETALPWPETNLPAGTLEDLQDFAINNKRFLLFGILGRHFNPADGREFSNRAIGFSPSNLPYRYDKSHLVPFGEFIPPGFRWFVNAFSVPLSDFSRGSQNQPLFLINREGQSPLYAAITICYEDVFGDELATRLRNSKESANLFINMTNLAWFGDSQAPTQQLRLSQLRSLETGLPALRATNTGITAVLGPDGKILAELPKFTQSILKTSIQAYSGTTPYVLWGNAPILSLSCLLLILGLIRQKRI from the coding sequence TTGATTGATCGGCTACTGCCAAGGCTTAGCAATAACATCGGCAATCTAGTGTTATTTGCTCTTGGCGCAATACTGGCGGGTGCTGCGGAACTACCTTTGGGTGGATGGATTCAGATTCCGATCCTCAGCGTTATTTGGTGGCAAATTACAAGACATCAATCTACCTCTTTTAAGAGTACTTTTTTTCTAGGGTTGTCATTTGGCCTTGGCTACTTCGTACTAGGACTTTGGTGGATCTTCATTAGCCTACATGACATTGGTGGGATGAATGTCATCCTCTCCTGCACCGCAGTCTTCCTATTAGCTGGCTTGCTAGCCATCTTCTTCGCTTGTGCCTGCCTCACATTACATTTTTCAAAAGGACTATTTTTTCCGGGTCTTCTACTAGCATCAAGCTGGGTGGCGACAGAATATTTACGCGGCATACTCTTTACTGGCTTTCCTTGGATGGGTCTGGGAGAAGCGCAAGTCTATGGTCCTTTTGCACCAGTCGCCCCATATTTAGGTGGACTGGGATGCACATTTTTTGCAGTGTTGGTATCTCGGCAATTACTCTTCCTAAGATCACACTTCAAAGCCAGTTCAATTTCTGTGGCGTCTCTAATCGTACTGAGCCAACTATTGAACTTCTGGTCTTTTACGAAGCCTACTGGCGAGCCCCTTACTGTAGAGCTCATTCAGGGAAACATTGCTCAAAGCTTGGTCTTTAAACCAGAGGGTATGCTGCAGCAAATTGCGTTTTATAAATCTGCAATGCTTGATTCGCAGGCAGACTTGGTAGTATCCCCAGAAACAGCCCTACCTTGGCCTGAGACCAATTTACCCGCAGGCACCCTAGAAGATTTACAGGATTTTGCAATCAACAATAAGCGCTTTCTTTTATTTGGTATCTTGGGGCGGCACTTTAATCCCGCAGATGGAAGAGAATTCTCCAATCGAGCAATCGGCTTTAGTCCAAGTAATCTACCTTATCGTTACGACAAGTCGCATTTAGTTCCTTTCGGAGAATTTATTCCCCCAGGATTTCGTTGGTTTGTAAATGCATTTAGCGTGCCACTGAGTGACTTTTCTCGAGGCTCTCAAAATCAACCCCTCTTCTTAATTAACAGAGAGGGGCAGTCGCCACTCTATGCAGCAATCACTATTTGCTATGAAGATGTGTTTGGTGATGAACTAGCTACACGTTTACGTAACAGCAAAGAATCAGCGAACCTCTTTATCAACATGACAAATCTTGCCTGGTTCGGGGATTCTCAAGCGCCAACACAACAATTACGGCTTTCACAATTACGCTCTCTAGAAACCGGTCTTCCTGCATTACGAGCAACCAATACTGGAATCACGGCAGTACTGGGACCAGATGGCAAAATTTTGGCAGAACTCCCCAAATTCACCCAGAGCATCTTAAAGACCAGTATTCAGGCCTACTCAGGCACAACACCTTACGTACTTTGGGGAAACGCGCCTATTTTGAGCCTTTCTTGCCTCTTGCTCATACTGGGTCTGATTCGCCAAAAACGCATCTAA
- the glyQ gene encoding glycine--tRNA ligase subunit alpha produces MLTFQQIILKLQDYWGQQGCALLQPIDLEVGAGTSHTATFLRAIGPEPWKAAYVQPSRRPKDGRYGENPNRLQHYYQYQVVLKPAPENILELYLGSLAALGLDLQKNDVRFVEDDWENPTLGAWGLGWEVWLNGMEVTQFTYFQQVGGIDCKPVLGEITYGIERLAMYIQNCSNVYDLVWTDGISYGDVYHQNEVEQSCYNFEHSNTDLLFANFTNYESEAKRLMEVPLALPAYEMVLKAGHTFNLLDARGAISVTERAAYIGRIRNLSRAVAQAYFESREKLGFPMCQRQSKA; encoded by the coding sequence ATGCTTACTTTTCAGCAAATCATTCTCAAACTTCAAGATTACTGGGGCCAACAGGGTTGCGCCCTATTGCAACCTATCGACCTTGAGGTCGGTGCCGGTACATCTCATACAGCTACTTTCTTGAGAGCCATTGGTCCCGAGCCATGGAAAGCTGCTTACGTCCAACCTTCACGTAGACCAAAAGACGGTCGCTACGGAGAAAATCCAAATCGTCTGCAACACTACTACCAGTACCAGGTAGTACTAAAGCCTGCACCAGAAAATATCCTTGAGCTCTACTTAGGTTCGCTTGCAGCCTTGGGTCTTGATCTTCAAAAGAACGATGTGCGTTTTGTTGAGGATGATTGGGAAAATCCAACTTTAGGCGCTTGGGGCTTAGGCTGGGAAGTTTGGCTCAACGGTATGGAAGTGACGCAATTTACCTATTTCCAGCAAGTGGGCGGCATTGACTGCAAACCTGTTTTGGGCGAAATCACTTACGGTATTGAGCGTTTGGCAATGTATATCCAAAATTGTTCCAACGTATACGACCTTGTTTGGACGGATGGCATCTCTTATGGTGATGTGTATCACCAGAATGAAGTGGAGCAGTCTTGCTATAACTTTGAACACTCCAACACCGACCTCTTGTTTGCCAACTTCACTAACTATGAAAGTGAAGCCAAACGTTTGATGGAAGTGCCCTTAGCCTTACCCGCTTATGAAATGGTACTTAAGGCTGGACATACTTTTAACTTACTAGATGCCCGTGGCGCTATTTCGGTTACTGAGCGTGCAGCCTACATCGGACGCATCCGCAATCTCTCTCGCGCAGTAGCACAGGCTTACTTTGAGTCTCGTGAGAAATTGGGATTCCCGATGTGCCAACGTCAATCCAAAGCCTAA